A stretch of Janibacter endophyticus DNA encodes these proteins:
- a CDS encoding Re/Si-specific NAD(P)(+) transhydrogenase subunit alpha, translating to MQLGVPAESKAGETRVAATPKTVEQIVKLGYDVVVEPGGGALSSYPDQSYVDAGARLAPADEVWASDIIAKVNAPTEAEIARMRPGSAIASLLSPALNPELVERLREQGVTTLAMDAVPRISRAQSLDVLSSMANIAGYRAVIEAANEFGSLFTGQVTAAGKVPPAKVLVCGAGVAGLSAIGTAGSLGAIVRAFDVRPEVAEQVESMGAEFLEIDLEDTALEGRSSDGYAKEAGEEFNRKSAELYAAQAKDVDIIITTALIPGRPAPRLITEEMVASMKPGSVIVDMAASNGGNVAGAVADQKVVTANGVTIIGYTDLAGRLPTQASQLYGTNIVNLLKLTTPEKDGQLVLDMDDVVVRGMTVTKDAETLWPPPPVQVSAASAGAVAAPTPPEPKPVKEPMSAGTKLGLMGAAALAFLALAAFSPAPFLGHFMVFMLSVVIGFYVIGNVHHALHTPLMSVTNAISGIILVGALLQVGQPDKSVWISVLAFIGILVASINVFGGFTVTGRMLEMFKREDSVR from the coding sequence GCGGAGTCGAAGGCGGGTGAGACCCGTGTCGCGGCGACCCCGAAGACCGTCGAGCAGATCGTCAAGCTCGGCTACGACGTGGTCGTCGAGCCCGGTGGAGGCGCGCTGTCGAGCTACCCGGACCAGTCCTACGTCGACGCCGGGGCGCGCCTCGCGCCCGCCGACGAGGTCTGGGCCAGCGACATCATCGCGAAGGTCAACGCCCCGACGGAGGCCGAGATCGCCCGCATGCGCCCGGGGTCGGCCATCGCCTCGCTGCTCTCGCCGGCGCTCAACCCCGAGCTCGTCGAGCGCCTCCGCGAGCAGGGTGTGACAACCCTGGCGATGGACGCCGTGCCGCGCATCTCGCGCGCCCAGTCCCTCGACGTGCTCTCCTCGATGGCCAACATCGCCGGCTACCGCGCCGTCATCGAGGCCGCCAACGAGTTCGGCAGCCTCTTCACCGGCCAGGTCACCGCGGCGGGCAAGGTCCCGCCGGCGAAGGTCCTCGTCTGCGGCGCCGGTGTGGCCGGCCTCTCCGCGATCGGCACCGCCGGCAGCCTCGGCGCGATCGTGCGCGCCTTCGACGTGCGCCCCGAGGTCGCCGAGCAGGTCGAGTCGATGGGCGCCGAGTTCCTCGAGATCGACCTAGAAGACACTGCGCTGGAGGGCCGATCTTCCGACGGCTACGCGAAGGAGGCTGGCGAGGAGTTCAACCGCAAGTCCGCCGAGCTCTACGCGGCGCAGGCCAAGGACGTCGACATCATCATCACCACGGCGCTCATCCCGGGTCGTCCGGCGCCGCGCCTCATCACCGAGGAGATGGTCGCCTCGATGAAGCCGGGCTCGGTCATCGTCGACATGGCGGCCAGCAACGGCGGCAACGTGGCCGGCGCGGTCGCGGACCAGAAGGTCGTCACGGCCAACGGCGTGACGATCATCGGCTACACCGACCTCGCGGGCCGCCTGCCCACGCAGGCCAGCCAGCTCTACGGCACGAACATCGTCAACCTGCTCAAGCTCACCACCCCGGAGAAGGACGGCCAGCTCGTCCTCGACATGGACGACGTCGTCGTCCGCGGCATGACGGTGACCAAGGACGCCGAGACCCTCTGGCCCCCGCCGCCGGTGCAGGTCTCCGCGGCCTCTGCGGGCGCAGTCGCCGCGCCGACCCCTCCTGAGCCGAAGCCGGTCAAGGAGCCGATGAGCGCCGGGACCAAGCTCGGTCTCATGGGTGCGGCCGCGCTCGCCTTCCTCGCGCTCGCCGCCTTCTCGCCCGCGCCCTTCCTCGGGCACTTCATGGTCTTCATGCTCTCGGTCGTCATCGGCTTCTACGTCATCGGCAACGTGCACCACGCGCTGCACACGCCGCTGATGTCGGTGACCAACGCGATCAGCGGCATCATCCTCGTCGGCGCCCTCCTCCAGGTGGGTCAGCCGGACAAGAGCGTCTGGATCTCCGTGCTGGCCTTCATCGGGATCCTCGTGGCCAGCATCAACGTCTTCGGAGGCTTCACCGTGACCGGGCGCATGCTCGAGATGTTCAAGCGAGAGGACTCCGTCCGATGA